From a single Microbacterium terrisoli genomic region:
- a CDS encoding phosphomevalonate kinase translates to MIREQAPGKLFIAGEYAVVQPGEPSVLVAVDRYVSVELTPASDQGSISSDQFGRAPLLWTRGADGVVIDQDHRPYDYVLAAITVVEQLAAERAVAGRFYDIRISSELDDVSGRKFGLGSSAAVTVATVRALNRFYELELTALEIYKLALIATVRVSPASSGGDLAASVFGGWIAYSAPDRAEVAAQTAIVGVQAMLDRAWPHLAVRRLPAPAHLRLIVGWTGHPASTERMVGDLQRAWPAGQAQSGQAQSDQAQSGQARSGQAQYRRFLADSRAAVESLIAALEGQDAAAAASAVRAARTALGDLSRHAGIQIETAQLAALCDIAQDAGAAAKSSGAGGGDCGIVLAGGDTDVHGMLARWEQNDIRHLAIEVHSSDEESEGDARIGTIPEPERSDP, encoded by the coding sequence ATGATCCGCGAGCAGGCGCCCGGCAAGCTGTTCATCGCGGGAGAGTACGCGGTGGTCCAGCCGGGCGAGCCGAGCGTGCTGGTCGCCGTCGACCGCTATGTCAGCGTCGAGCTGACCCCCGCCAGCGACCAGGGCAGCATCTCCTCCGACCAGTTCGGCCGCGCCCCGCTGCTGTGGACGCGCGGCGCCGACGGCGTCGTCATCGACCAGGACCACCGGCCGTACGACTACGTGCTGGCAGCGATCACGGTGGTCGAGCAGCTGGCGGCCGAGCGGGCCGTCGCCGGCCGCTTCTACGACATCCGCATCTCCAGCGAACTCGACGACGTGTCCGGCCGCAAGTTCGGGCTGGGGTCGTCGGCGGCGGTGACCGTCGCGACCGTCCGCGCACTGAACCGCTTCTACGAGCTCGAGCTGACGGCGCTGGAGATCTACAAGCTCGCGCTGATCGCCACGGTGCGCGTCTCGCCCGCCTCGTCGGGCGGCGACCTGGCCGCCTCGGTGTTCGGCGGATGGATCGCCTACAGCGCGCCGGACCGTGCCGAGGTGGCGGCCCAGACGGCCATCGTGGGAGTGCAGGCGATGCTCGACCGTGCCTGGCCGCACCTTGCCGTCCGGCGCCTGCCGGCTCCCGCCCACCTGCGACTGATCGTGGGCTGGACCGGGCACCCCGCCTCCACGGAGCGGATGGTCGGCGACCTGCAGCGCGCCTGGCCCGCCGGTCAAGCACAGTCTGGTCAAGCACAGTCCGATCAGGCACAGTCCGGTCAGGCACGGTCCGGCCAGGCGCAGTACCGTCGGTTCCTGGCCGACAGTCGCGCGGCGGTCGAATCGTTGATCGCCGCCCTGGAGGGGCAGGATGCCGCGGCTGCGGCATCCGCGGTCCGTGCCGCGCGCACGGCCCTGGGCGACCTGTCCCGCCACGCCGGCATCCAGATCGAGACCGCGCAGCTGGCGGCGCTGTGCGACATCGCGCAGGATGCCGGGGCTGCGGCCAAGTCCTCCGGCGCGGGCGGCGGCGACTGCGGCATCGTGCTGGCCGGCGGCGACACCGACGTGCACGGCATGCTCGCACGCTGGGAGCAGAACGACATCCGGCACCTGGCGATCGAGGTGCACTCGTCCGACGAAGAGTCCGAGGGCGACGCCCGCATCGGAACGATTCCC
- the mvaD gene encoding diphosphomevalonate decarboxylase: MSTAVATPNIALVKYWGKRDEDLILPLTGSLSLTLDVFPTTTTVTVTAGADADDVVFDGASSTGAAAGRITKFLDLVRAQAGSTAPARVQTRNSVPTGAGLASSASGFAALAVAAADAYGLDLDEQALSRLARRGSGSACRSVIGGAAIWHAGTDDASSFAEPVHGPALGMVIAVVDAGAKAVSSREAMIRTRDTSPYASAWVASTTADLAAMRDAFTRGDVTAIGELTESNALRMHAAIMACRPPIRYLAPQSIALFDEAARLRAVGLEAYATADAGPNVVFVCRDGDVDAVRDALAERFEAGRLVAAHAGPGAHLISEAAA; the protein is encoded by the coding sequence ATGAGCACCGCCGTCGCGACACCCAACATCGCGCTCGTCAAGTACTGGGGCAAGCGGGACGAGGACCTGATCCTGCCTTTGACCGGCAGCCTGTCGCTGACGCTCGACGTCTTTCCCACCACGACAACGGTGACCGTCACGGCCGGAGCTGACGCCGACGACGTGGTCTTCGACGGGGCGTCGTCCACCGGCGCTGCGGCCGGCCGCATCACGAAATTCCTCGACCTCGTTCGGGCACAGGCCGGCTCGACCGCCCCCGCCCGCGTCCAGACCCGCAACTCCGTGCCCACGGGAGCGGGCCTGGCCTCCAGCGCGTCGGGCTTCGCAGCGCTCGCGGTGGCCGCCGCCGACGCCTACGGGCTCGACCTCGACGAGCAGGCCCTCAGCCGCCTCGCCCGCCGCGGCTCTGGCTCGGCGTGCCGTTCGGTGATCGGGGGAGCGGCGATCTGGCACGCGGGCACCGACGACGCCTCATCGTTCGCCGAACCGGTCCACGGCCCCGCCCTGGGCATGGTCATCGCCGTGGTGGATGCCGGGGCCAAAGCGGTCTCGAGCCGAGAGGCCATGATCCGCACCCGCGACACGTCGCCGTACGCCTCGGCGTGGGTGGCGTCCACGACCGCCGACCTGGCCGCGATGCGCGACGCGTTCACCCGGGGCGATGTCACCGCCATCGGAGAGCTGACCGAGTCCAACGCGCTGCGCATGCACGCCGCGATCATGGCCTGCCGCCCGCCGATCCGCTACCTCGCACCGCAGAGCATCGCCCTGTTCGATGAGGCGGCACGGCTGCGGGCTGTGGGCCTGGAGGCGTACGCCACCGCCGATGCCGGCCCGAACGTCGTGTTCGTGTGCCGAGACGGCGACGTGGACGCGGTGCGCGACGCCCTGGCCGAACGCTTCGAGGCGGGCCGCCTCGTCGCAGCCCATGCCGGCCCGGGTGCCCACCTGATCTCCGAGGCGGCCGCATGA
- the mvk gene encoding mevalonate kinase: protein MTDAATRARAHAKVILLGEHAVVHGGPAIALPVHGLTLTASVTSTERPLWIDSVLYRGPVAAAPTLLAAPITAITATLQRLGAPATGLTVRVDGEIPAERGLGSSAAVAAAIITAIAAHHAVSFDDDERFALVQAAERVAHGNPSGLDARAVVCEAPMWFQAGAARPLHCAFGGVFVIGDSGVHGRTREAVTAVGALKAAEPERVGAMLARIDQHAAAAAHDLARDQRRALGERMSAVHELLRELSVSSAELDALVAAAREAGALGAKLTGGGRGGCVLALADDEPAAARIAAALRAAGAERTWLLHPADITSAKDASA from the coding sequence ATGACGGATGCCGCAACCCGCGCACGCGCGCACGCCAAGGTGATCCTGCTCGGCGAACACGCCGTCGTGCACGGGGGGCCGGCGATCGCGCTGCCCGTGCACGGCCTGACCCTGACGGCATCGGTCACCTCGACCGAGCGTCCGCTGTGGATCGACTCGGTGCTGTACCGCGGCCCGGTCGCCGCCGCGCCGACACTGCTTGCCGCCCCCATCACCGCCATCACCGCCACCCTCCAACGGCTGGGTGCACCGGCGACAGGACTGACGGTGCGCGTGGACGGAGAGATCCCCGCCGAGCGGGGCCTCGGTTCGTCGGCGGCCGTGGCCGCGGCCATCATCACCGCCATCGCCGCGCACCACGCAGTGAGCTTCGACGACGATGAGCGGTTCGCACTCGTGCAGGCGGCCGAACGGGTGGCCCACGGCAACCCGAGCGGTCTGGACGCCCGCGCGGTGGTCTGCGAAGCGCCGATGTGGTTCCAGGCCGGGGCCGCACGGCCGTTGCACTGCGCGTTCGGCGGCGTGTTCGTGATCGGCGATTCCGGCGTCCACGGGCGCACCCGCGAAGCGGTCACCGCGGTGGGGGCGCTGAAGGCGGCCGAGCCCGAACGCGTCGGTGCGATGCTGGCCCGTATCGACCAGCACGCCGCCGCCGCCGCCCACGACCTGGCCCGCGATCAGCGCCGCGCCCTGGGCGAGCGCATGTCGGCCGTGCACGAACTGCTGCGCGAGCTGAGCGTGAGCAGCGCCGAGCTGGATGCGCTGGTGGCAGCGGCCCGCGAGGCCGGAGCCCTCGGTGCGAAGCTGACCGGCGGCGGTCGGGGCGGCTGCGTGCTCGCCCTCGCCGACGACGAGCCGGCCGCCGCACGCATCGCTGCGGCATTGCGCGCGGCGGGCGCCGAGCGCACCTGGCTGCTGCATCCCGCCGACATCACCAGTGCGAAGGACGCCTCTGCATGA
- a CDS encoding cupin domain-containing protein: MTDYEVLEIGAPEAWRDFYGGFAPDRSRQGRRVIDHELDTQYLGMTANAYEPGESVDYWHRHGRIEELYVFLAGRGQMGLDDEIVDVGPGTVVRVGQGVWRSWRCVPDSPEQLRWLCIRGGSERLPHLPDDGERDAHRPMLWD; encoded by the coding sequence ATGACCGACTACGAAGTGCTGGAGATCGGGGCGCCCGAGGCGTGGCGCGACTTCTACGGCGGGTTCGCCCCCGACCGCTCGCGTCAGGGCCGACGGGTCATCGACCACGAGCTGGACACGCAGTACCTCGGCATGACCGCCAACGCCTACGAGCCCGGCGAATCGGTGGACTACTGGCATCGCCATGGGCGCATCGAAGAGCTGTACGTCTTCTTGGCCGGGCGCGGCCAGATGGGCCTGGACGACGAGATCGTCGACGTGGGCCCCGGCACGGTCGTGCGCGTCGGTCAGGGCGTGTGGCGTTCGTGGCGGTGCGTGCCCGACAGCCCCGAGCAGCTGCGCTGGCTGTGCATCCGCGGCGGATCGGAGCGACTGCCCCATCTGCCCGATGACGGCGAGCGCGACGCCCACCGCCCCATGCTCTGGGACTGA
- a CDS encoding LLM class flavin-dependent oxidoreductase — MTTARQPQNRPLRSLGFVHIAPFDRDSPRQGLEDAIELFRYAEELGLDSGWLRTRHLQHGVSSSPVLFGAISQHTERIKLGHAVIPVGNENPFRLAEDLATADVLSGGRLQPGLSVHPPSFTDDVNDIVFDRGWRSEDYGYSRIELLRELIAGRSVRDVPAYNGIGGDFDSDRAEPHSEGLADRLWYGGGSLRSAEWAGRAGLNWLVSNISTTADGDTDFSRVQRGQIDAFRAHHPQGEAAHVTVARVAVPTDHATTAQLNRYRDYVQRRTPRTHGIRGKNTLIAVDNLGSRDEIVEAIRADVAYQAAEDYLFELPFEFEIADWKHILHEIATSIGPALGWTPGSAAASASAAHGDDQEQAA, encoded by the coding sequence ATGACCACCGCACGGCAACCACAGAACCGACCGCTGCGAAGCCTCGGCTTCGTGCACATCGCCCCGTTCGACCGCGATTCGCCCCGGCAGGGGCTCGAAGACGCGATCGAGCTGTTCCGCTATGCCGAAGAGCTCGGGCTCGACAGCGGCTGGCTGCGCACCCGCCACCTGCAGCACGGCGTCTCGTCGTCGCCGGTGCTGTTCGGGGCGATCTCGCAGCACACCGAGCGGATCAAGCTCGGGCATGCCGTGATCCCGGTCGGCAACGAGAACCCCTTCCGGCTCGCCGAAGACCTCGCGACCGCCGACGTGCTCTCGGGAGGGCGACTGCAGCCCGGGCTCAGCGTGCACCCACCGTCGTTCACCGACGACGTCAACGACATCGTGTTCGACCGCGGATGGCGCAGCGAGGACTACGGCTACAGCCGCATCGAGCTGCTGCGCGAGCTCATCGCAGGACGCTCCGTGCGCGACGTGCCTGCGTACAACGGCATCGGCGGCGATTTCGACTCCGACCGTGCGGAGCCGCACAGCGAGGGACTGGCCGACCGGCTCTGGTACGGGGGCGGATCGCTGCGCTCGGCCGAGTGGGCGGGCCGGGCGGGCTTGAACTGGCTCGTGAGCAACATCAGCACCACCGCCGACGGCGACACCGACTTCTCCCGGGTGCAGCGCGGGCAGATCGACGCGTTCCGCGCCCACCATCCACAGGGTGAGGCCGCCCACGTCACGGTCGCCCGCGTGGCGGTGCCCACCGACCACGCCACGACCGCGCAGCTGAACCGGTATCGCGACTACGTCCAGCGCCGCACGCCGCGCACCCACGGCATCCGGGGCAAGAACACCCTCATCGCCGTGGACAACCTCGGATCCCGTGACGAGATCGTCGAGGCCATCCGAGCCGACGTCGCGTACCAGGCCGCGGAGGACTACCTGTTCGAGCTGCCGTTCGAGTTCGAGATCGCCGACTGGAAGCACATTCTGCACGAGATCGCCACGAGCATCGGCCCGGCGCTCGGCTGGACGCCGGGCTCGGCCGCAGCCTCGGCTTCTGCCGCACACGGCGACGACCAAGAGCAGGCGGCCTGA
- a CDS encoding GNAT family N-acetyltransferase, producing the protein MTLEAQPASPSAATQITVRAARPDEYAEVDRLVEAAYTHDYGRRDHSDDMHHAAFRARTYDVLVAVEGVRILGTVTVRRPGGPVLHEDFGDADADLRLLGVDPTARRRGIAATLMRRVIEDAAAAGYADVTLKTGPDMHGAHRLYEALGFERAPEHDGLWIGGERVFDLLAYRYRIG; encoded by the coding sequence ATGACGCTCGAGGCACAGCCGGCATCCCCGTCGGCGGCCACGCAGATCACGGTGCGCGCCGCCCGACCCGACGAGTACGCCGAGGTCGATCGTCTGGTCGAGGCCGCCTACACGCACGACTACGGCCGGCGCGACCACTCCGACGACATGCACCACGCCGCCTTCCGCGCCCGCACGTACGACGTGCTGGTCGCGGTGGAAGGCGTCCGCATTCTCGGCACCGTCACCGTCCGCCGCCCCGGCGGCCCCGTCCTGCACGAGGACTTCGGCGATGCCGACGCCGACCTGCGCCTGCTCGGGGTGGACCCCACCGCGCGTCGGCGCGGAATCGCCGCGACGCTGATGCGCCGGGTGATCGAGGATGCCGCGGCCGCCGGCTACGCGGACGTCACGCTGAAGACCGGCCCCGACATGCACGGCGCCCACCGGCTGTACGAAGCGCTCGGCTTCGAACGGGCACCCGAGCACGACGGACTGTGGATCGGCGGCGAGCGCGTGTTCGACCTGCTCGCCTACCGCTACCGGATCGGATGA
- a CDS encoding SGNH/GDSL hydrolase family protein, whose translation MIGRLARFALTAVGSAAALTAAVGLVTTAEGLLAWERLNPTRMGSVLPRSGRFGTEAGEAIRLGVLGDSLAVGYGAEEPDMTPGALLATWLSEVSGRPVELTNMAVIGAESTALISQLAHLREVTQPDVVVIIIGANDVMHLKRLVDALWPLSETVRDLRRTHAQAVVATCPDLGTVRPFSQPLRFFAHWYSRVLATGQAIVVLRAGGRTVSLADTLGPLFHRDPDDMFSPRDHLHPSSIGYEQAAAVILPSVLAAAGIEREDARTPHRIYRKDVRHPLAWWAFRASRRVGERLTAASSTVTPAAGARSL comes from the coding sequence ATGATCGGTCGCCTCGCCCGGTTCGCGTTGACCGCCGTCGGGTCGGCTGCAGCGCTCACCGCGGCCGTGGGACTGGTCACCACCGCAGAGGGCCTGCTCGCGTGGGAGCGGCTGAACCCCACGCGGATGGGATCGGTGCTGCCGCGCAGCGGCCGGTTCGGTACGGAGGCGGGAGAGGCGATCCGGCTCGGCGTTCTCGGTGACTCGCTGGCCGTCGGCTACGGCGCCGAAGAGCCCGACATGACGCCCGGGGCGCTGCTGGCGACGTGGCTGTCAGAAGTGTCGGGCCGGCCGGTCGAGTTGACGAACATGGCCGTCATCGGCGCCGAATCGACCGCGCTGATCAGCCAGCTCGCACACCTGCGTGAAGTGACGCAGCCCGATGTGGTCGTGATCATCATCGGCGCCAATGACGTCATGCATCTCAAGCGCCTCGTCGATGCGCTGTGGCCGCTGTCAGAGACGGTGCGCGACCTGCGGCGCACCCACGCACAGGCAGTCGTTGCCACCTGTCCGGACCTGGGCACCGTGCGGCCGTTCTCGCAGCCGCTGCGGTTCTTCGCCCACTGGTACAGCCGGGTGCTCGCCACGGGGCAGGCCATCGTCGTGCTGCGCGCCGGGGGGCGCACCGTGTCGCTTGCCGACACCCTCGGTCCGCTGTTCCACCGCGACCCCGACGACATGTTCTCGCCGCGCGACCACCTGCATCCCTCGAGCATCGGCTATGAGCAGGCCGCCGCCGTGATCCTGCCGAGTGTTCTTGCGGCAGCCGGAATCGAACGGGAGGATGCCCGGACCCCGCACCGCATCTACCGCAAGGACGTTCGGCACCCGCTCGCGTGGTGGGCCTTCCGCGCGTCGCGTCGGGTGGGGGAGCGGCTCACCGCCGCATCCAGCACCGTCACTCCGGCGGCCGGAGCCCGCTCGCTCTGA